A single Arcanobacterium canis DNA region contains:
- a CDS encoding histidine phosphatase family protein, whose protein sequence is MRLHLIRHGQTEANESLIMDTRFPGANLTQCGREQALTLPSRLSGENITSLSMSNLPRTHQTIAPLAQALGITPVERPGLAEIDAGEWDGTPIPETGGQYLQIVARWLGGEMDLPLAGGTTGHEVKERFDREIEAIEATGAQVAALVAHGAVIPFWVMATTGAPSIEFFTEHRLKNTDIVTVEGSSAMGYRLVAWAEEPYSAG, encoded by the coding sequence ATGCGACTTCACCTCATTCGTCACGGACAGACGGAAGCCAACGAATCGCTCATCATGGACACGCGTTTTCCTGGAGCGAATTTGACACAGTGTGGACGGGAACAGGCACTCACGCTGCCCTCGCGTTTATCAGGTGAGAATATTACCTCGTTATCGATGTCCAATCTGCCACGAACGCATCAGACGATTGCGCCACTGGCACAAGCCTTGGGAATTACACCCGTCGAGCGTCCGGGGCTGGCGGAAATCGACGCTGGAGAATGGGATGGTACACCGATCCCAGAAACCGGAGGTCAATACCTCCAGATCGTCGCGCGTTGGCTCGGTGGGGAGATGGATCTACCACTTGCTGGTGGAACAACTGGACACGAGGTAAAAGAACGCTTTGACCGCGAGATCGAAGCGATTGAAGCGACGGGTGCCCAGGTAGCTGCTCTTGTCGCTCACGGTGCGGTAATCCCGTTTTGGGTAATGGCGACGACAGGAGCTCCGTCGATTGAGTTCTTTACAGAGCATCGATTAAAGAACACCGATATTGTCACCGTTGAGGGTTCGTCTGCAATGGGATATCGCCTGGTTGCGTGGGCTGAAGAGCCCTATAGTGCAGGATGA
- the ppgK gene encoding polyphosphate--glucose phosphotransferase gives MKKYAIGVDVGGSGIKAAPVDLRTGEFADERYRIPTPENASPAEIAAIIKELVAHFNPKKKTPVGVSFPAPILKGVVPFIANLSQEWAGINAHELLASTLERPVTVINDADAAGYGEVRYGAAKGTQGTVLVLTLGTGIGSALVSHGHLVPNTEMGHLLLPNGMKAEHYASSGVREKEELSFEQWAQRLQLCFDTYEQLFSPDLFIVGGGVSKKHKKFLPLIHTRARIIPAQLRNAAGIVGAASLAWEAVNDPSQA, from the coding sequence ATGAAGAAATACGCGATCGGCGTTGACGTCGGCGGCTCAGGAATTAAAGCAGCGCCAGTGGACTTGCGCACTGGAGAGTTCGCTGATGAGCGCTACCGCATTCCCACCCCGGAGAATGCCTCTCCTGCGGAGATTGCGGCCATCATCAAAGAGCTTGTCGCCCATTTTAACCCGAAGAAGAAGACTCCCGTGGGAGTCTCATTCCCTGCACCAATCCTGAAGGGCGTTGTTCCTTTCATTGCGAACCTTTCGCAAGAATGGGCCGGAATCAATGCGCACGAATTGCTCGCCTCAACACTTGAGCGTCCGGTGACGGTCATCAACGATGCCGACGCCGCTGGTTATGGTGAAGTACGCTATGGTGCCGCAAAAGGGACACAGGGCACGGTGCTCGTGTTGACATTGGGAACGGGCATTGGCTCGGCGCTTGTCAGCCATGGTCATCTTGTCCCGAATACCGAAATGGGCCACTTGCTTCTTCCGAATGGAATGAAAGCTGAGCACTATGCGTCCTCAGGTGTGCGTGAAAAAGAAGAGCTCAGTTTTGAGCAGTGGGCACAGCGCCTACAATTGTGCTTCGATACCTATGAGCAACTCTTCTCCCCCGATTTGTTCATCGTTGGAGGCGGCGTGTCAAAGAAGCACAAGAAGTTCCTTCCGCTGATTCACACACGTGCGCGCATTATTCCCGCACAGTTACGTAATGCAGCTGGAATCGTGGGTGCGGCGTCGTTGGCGTGGGAAGCAGTGAACGACCCTTCCCAGGCCTGA
- a CDS encoding MFS transporter: MATGSKFAQYRDLPRLAGGGRLIVSFLGRFPTSMVVIGNLTLVTVTTGSVASASITSAALAIANGIGQPVTGRLSDKLGQRRPLLIVSLLNALFCIIHVYAATAGAPLSVLVVLAAFIGITTAPVGALARVRWYHLAQRPPQLAAALSWESMIDEMGFVLGPALVGILSSMISPYLPLLISASLALTCGVGFALSKNAVGPQVDSETGASPALSTVAKAVAVCLVGMAALGMFFGSTQTSTTAAANAMGNESLAGLIYAALGFGSAITSIGAVALPDTFSLRSRIIWGGIGLAVGSVGCTFATSFIPLAILIFLTGMAIGPASVAIFTLAGELSPKGGDALAVTLLGAINILGVATANAITGQLVEANWTWGYLFTAGCGLLLTCGTLLSSSKQVR, translated from the coding sequence CCCGCCTGGCAGGAGGTGGGCGTCTCATCGTATCTTTCTTGGGACGATTTCCTACCTCAATGGTCGTGATCGGAAACCTCACTCTCGTTACCGTCACGACGGGGTCCGTGGCCAGCGCGTCGATTACTTCCGCTGCCTTGGCAATCGCCAATGGAATTGGCCAACCCGTGACAGGACGGCTATCAGACAAGCTGGGACAGCGACGGCCACTACTCATTGTCTCACTTCTGAATGCGCTGTTCTGCATCATTCACGTGTACGCAGCCACTGCGGGTGCTCCACTGAGCGTCCTCGTCGTCCTCGCAGCTTTTATCGGCATCACAACAGCACCTGTCGGCGCTCTTGCACGCGTACGGTGGTATCACCTTGCACAGCGACCTCCGCAGTTAGCTGCGGCACTTTCGTGGGAATCGATGATTGACGAGATGGGATTTGTGCTTGGCCCAGCACTCGTCGGCATTCTGTCGTCGATGATTTCTCCATATTTGCCACTGTTGATTTCCGCTTCTTTGGCACTGACGTGCGGCGTAGGTTTCGCACTGTCAAAAAACGCCGTCGGTCCACAAGTTGATAGCGAAACTGGTGCCTCTCCCGCCTTATCGACGGTTGCGAAAGCTGTGGCGGTCTGTCTCGTCGGCATGGCAGCGTTGGGCATGTTCTTCGGCTCGACACAGACCTCGACGACGGCGGCGGCGAATGCGATGGGGAACGAATCTCTCGCCGGCCTGATTTACGCCGCCCTTGGCTTTGGCTCGGCTATCACGTCGATTGGCGCTGTTGCTCTTCCCGATACATTTTCACTACGCTCACGCATCATCTGGGGAGGAATTGGACTTGCGGTAGGATCAGTGGGATGCACTTTCGCCACGAGTTTCATCCCGCTTGCGATCCTGATCTTCCTTACCGGAATGGCGATCGGACCAGCCTCGGTGGCAATTTTTACACTCGCAGGTGAGCTTTCACCCAAAGGCGGCGATGCACTAGCAGTAACGCTCCTCGGAGCAATTAATATCCTTGGAGTTGCGACGGCGAACGCGATCACTGGCCAGCTCGTGGAGGCGAACTGGACGTGGGGCTACCTCTTCACTGCTGGTTGCGGTCTTCTTCTCACATGTGGAACGCTTTTGAGCTCAAGCAAGCAGGTTCGCTAA
- a CDS encoding bifunctional [glutamine synthetase] adenylyltransferase/[glutamine synthetase]-adenylyl-L-tyrosine phosphorylase, translated as MRQATLTGQLRAAGFFDPSRAASLLESLTHDPQRSRTLIDRLAKVADLDLGLLAAVRLAEVGIDLTSASEEMLSVVGFSAGALDLLVAHPHLASALDTRLDLESVRLESEKACAVRALGTEPANAIREYYYRRLLAILAADLLSPTDAFFHVGKALSAVVGATLEAAWVAAGAPEKLAVIAMGKTGGNEVNYLSDVDVTYVLPSDASSGDIEASTTAVSEISRLISAPGPWPALWEIDLALRPEGKDGPVVRTVDSSLTYYRKWAENWEFQALLKARAIAGNMQVGMSYTEAVAPMIWDAASRTNFVESSRAMRRRVEAHLPPKRRDREIKLGEGGLRDIEFTVQLLQMVHGRNDVALRIRPTLEGIEALAAGSYMSRSHAARLDSAYRFLRNLEHRCQARRFRRTHQLPTDEATLRAIARSLGMSGVKELEERFQSIRREVRALQQEIYYRPLLGVTASLHPDEVALEPHAGAARLAAIGFKNPTSAMANVASLTTGLSRTAAIERHILPAMLQWFSEGPMPDRGLASYRTVSESLGSTSWFMRLLRDSSLAAQRMAHVLSTSQFVRDGMRNFAESVAWLDDDAQLVPKTREALGYELDAILARRGPESMAHAGRFLRRRELLRTALADILGLVDRPQIRRAVTNAAEVAVRAALRGARGVADDVEFGIIAMGRYGSFDLNYASDADVMFVYRGGHDAERAAGDVAHAFIASLNSIDSEPPLPIDTDLRPEGKSGALVRSLDGYREYYAKWADTWERQALLKARYAGGNHAIVEEFLDMIEPARYPAHLCANEIQDIRLMKARIERDRAPRGTRGRHLKLGPGGLFDIEYAVQYLQLKHAHRFPQLRVTGTQEAMNAAVDVGILSPQDANVLSQAWNMADALRGANVLASGRTQGAKVDILPTDVDELGVIAALMGISPEERHEMEETYLRRSRIARGVVEKILFEEE; from the coding sequence ATGCGGCAGGCCACCCTCACTGGTCAGCTACGTGCCGCTGGCTTCTTTGACCCTTCTCGGGCGGCGAGCTTGCTCGAATCTTTGACACACGATCCGCAACGTTCACGCACACTCATCGATCGATTGGCAAAGGTAGCAGACCTCGACCTCGGTCTGCTTGCTGCCGTGCGGCTTGCCGAAGTCGGGATTGACCTTACCTCAGCAAGTGAGGAGATGCTGTCCGTCGTCGGATTTTCGGCAGGTGCGCTCGATCTCTTGGTCGCTCACCCGCATTTGGCATCTGCGCTCGACACTCGTCTTGATCTGGAATCGGTGAGACTGGAATCAGAAAAGGCATGTGCTGTTCGCGCTCTTGGAACAGAACCTGCCAATGCGATCCGCGAATATTACTACCGTCGTCTCCTCGCAATTCTCGCCGCTGATCTTCTTTCTCCCACGGATGCATTTTTCCACGTGGGAAAGGCACTGTCTGCCGTGGTCGGTGCGACACTCGAGGCGGCTTGGGTAGCGGCGGGCGCCCCGGAAAAATTGGCGGTCATTGCCATGGGAAAAACTGGAGGTAACGAGGTCAATTATCTCTCGGACGTCGATGTCACCTATGTGCTTCCTTCTGATGCTTCGAGCGGTGATATTGAGGCATCCACGACAGCTGTTAGTGAGATTTCACGCCTCATTTCTGCGCCTGGCCCGTGGCCCGCATTGTGGGAGATCGATCTAGCACTTCGTCCGGAGGGCAAAGACGGACCCGTAGTGCGAACAGTGGATTCGTCACTGACGTACTATCGCAAGTGGGCAGAAAACTGGGAGTTCCAGGCATTGCTTAAGGCGCGAGCAATTGCAGGAAATATGCAAGTGGGAATGTCCTATACCGAGGCCGTCGCGCCGATGATATGGGACGCTGCCTCGCGCACAAACTTCGTCGAGTCTTCCCGGGCAATGCGACGGCGGGTCGAAGCACACCTCCCGCCGAAGCGGCGTGATCGCGAAATCAAACTGGGGGAGGGGGGTCTGCGTGATATTGAGTTCACCGTCCAACTTCTGCAGATGGTTCATGGGCGAAATGATGTCGCGCTTCGTATCCGTCCTACCTTAGAAGGGATCGAGGCCCTTGCCGCCGGTAGCTATATGTCACGTTCTCACGCTGCCCGCCTCGATAGTGCGTACCGCTTCCTTCGCAACCTCGAACATCGATGCCAAGCGCGACGATTTCGGCGCACCCACCAATTACCGACCGACGAGGCGACATTGCGTGCAATTGCGCGTTCTCTTGGCATGTCGGGCGTGAAGGAACTGGAGGAACGTTTTCAGTCAATTCGGCGCGAGGTACGGGCACTCCAACAAGAGATCTACTATCGTCCGCTCCTCGGCGTGACTGCATCACTACATCCAGACGAAGTCGCACTCGAACCACATGCAGGAGCGGCCAGACTTGCGGCAATCGGGTTCAAAAATCCAACATCTGCCATGGCAAACGTTGCGTCACTGACAACGGGCCTCTCTCGCACAGCTGCCATTGAGCGCCATATCCTTCCCGCGATGCTTCAATGGTTCTCAGAAGGCCCGATGCCTGACCGCGGTCTGGCTTCCTATCGCACTGTGTCGGAAAGTCTAGGCTCGACGTCGTGGTTTATGCGTTTGCTACGTGACTCTTCGCTTGCTGCTCAGCGCATGGCTCATGTGCTGTCCACCTCTCAATTCGTTCGAGATGGGATGCGCAATTTCGCTGAATCTGTCGCATGGCTCGACGACGATGCCCAACTTGTCCCCAAAACGCGCGAGGCGCTGGGATATGAACTCGATGCTATTTTGGCGCGGCGTGGCCCAGAATCGATGGCACACGCTGGACGATTCCTCCGTCGGCGCGAACTTTTGCGTACTGCGTTGGCTGACATCCTAGGGCTAGTGGATCGCCCCCAGATTCGACGAGCAGTAACAAACGCGGCGGAAGTTGCAGTGAGAGCTGCCCTGAGAGGTGCGAGAGGGGTGGCAGACGACGTTGAGTTTGGAATCATCGCGATGGGCCGTTACGGCAGCTTTGATCTCAATTACGCCTCAGATGCAGATGTCATGTTCGTCTATCGTGGTGGGCACGACGCTGAGCGTGCTGCTGGGGATGTGGCACACGCGTTCATTGCATCGCTGAATTCCATTGATTCAGAGCCTCCTTTGCCTATTGATACCGATTTGCGTCCAGAAGGGAAATCGGGTGCGCTTGTCAGAAGCCTCGATGGTTATCGTGAGTATTACGCGAAATGGGCCGATACATGGGAGCGTCAAGCCCTTCTGAAAGCCCGGTACGCAGGAGGGAACCATGCGATCGTCGAGGAATTCCTCGACATGATTGAACCCGCACGTTATCCGGCACATCTTTGTGCAAATGAGATCCAGGATATTCGCTTGATGAAAGCACGCATTGAGCGTGATCGTGCTCCGCGGGGGACGCGAGGGCGTCACTTGAAACTTGGGCCAGGAGGATTGTTTGACATCGAATACGCGGTTCAGTACCTGCAACTCAAACATGCTCACAGGTTCCCTCAACTTCGAGTGACGGGAACCCAAGAGGCAATGAATGCTGCTGTCGATGTCGGTATTCTTTCTCCGCAGGACGCAAACGTACTGTCGCAGGCGTGGAATATGGCAGACGCACTTCGTGGGGCGAACGTCCTTGCTAGCGGACGAACTCAAGGGGCAAAAGTTGATATTTTGCCAACAGACGTTGACGAACTTGGCGTCATTGCCGCTCTTATGGGAATATCGCCCGAGGAACGTCATGAAATGGAAGAAACCTACTTGCGTCGCTCTCGTATTGCGCGCGGCGTCGTCGAGAAAATCCTATTTGAGGAGGAATAA
- the panB gene encoding 3-methyl-2-oxobutanoate hydroxymethyltransferase: MAKVRAHHLRAMKENGEKITMLTAYDAITAHIFDEAGIDMLLVGDSYGMTMLGYQSTVPVTMEQMELAIGAVARGTKRAFIVGDMPFGSYEASDSDAVANAVRLIKAGANAVKLEGGERMADRIKAITQAGILVVGHIGYTPQSENALGGPRVQGRGDAALAVTNDAQAVEDAGAIAVVLEMVPYDIAHEITERLNIPTIGIGAGKLTDGQVLVWSDMAGMQEWTPKFVKVFGEVGAALRQATVAYKDAVKNLEFPDRTHAFDH, from the coding sequence ATGGCGAAGGTCCGAGCCCACCACCTACGGGCGATGAAAGAAAACGGCGAGAAAATCACGATGCTCACCGCATATGACGCAATCACAGCACATATTTTTGATGAGGCTGGGATCGATATGCTCCTTGTGGGTGATTCGTACGGCATGACAATGCTCGGCTATCAATCAACCGTTCCCGTCACGATGGAACAGATGGAGCTCGCGATCGGAGCTGTCGCCCGTGGCACCAAGCGCGCATTTATCGTCGGCGATATGCCATTTGGCTCCTACGAAGCCTCAGATTCCGACGCTGTGGCAAATGCTGTTCGCCTCATCAAGGCCGGCGCAAACGCCGTCAAACTTGAAGGCGGCGAACGTATGGCTGACCGTATCAAGGCAATCACTCAGGCCGGAATCCTCGTCGTCGGACACATCGGCTACACGCCTCAGTCGGAAAACGCTCTGGGCGGGCCGCGTGTTCAGGGCCGTGGTGACGCCGCATTGGCCGTCACGAACGACGCACAGGCTGTGGAAGACGCCGGTGCAATCGCAGTGGTTTTGGAGATGGTCCCCTACGATATCGCTCACGAAATCACCGAACGTTTGAATATCCCCACCATCGGTATCGGCGCAGGCAAGCTCACCGATGGCCAAGTTCTCGTGTGGTCGGATATGGCGGGAATGCAGGAGTGGACCCCGAAGTTCGTCAAGGTCTTTGGCGAAGTCGGTGCCGCGCTTCGCCAAGCTACTGTGGCTTACAAAGATGCGGTGAAGAACCTCGAGTTCCCTGATCGAACCCACGCATTCGACCACTGA
- a CDS encoding DUF4191 domain-containing protein produces MAKTNKPKKKRWYSYLADAYRVSKKTYPWTGWAVWGTLVGILALFIILAIITGSWFFYIFVGVILATTLAMLVLLQLVKSASYKQIDGMPGAASAVLGNIKRGWNITEEPVRFNPRSQDMVFRAIGRPGVVLIGDGSPAQVNKLIDEERRAIKRVAPSAPVQVIKVGNGEGQVKLSQLEKAMRRLPKKISNQEVAAVAQRLRAIPTNALPIPKGIDPMNARPNRKAMRGR; encoded by the coding sequence ATGGCCAAAACGAATAAGCCGAAGAAAAAGCGCTGGTATTCCTACCTCGCTGATGCCTACCGCGTGTCAAAGAAGACGTATCCGTGGACCGGCTGGGCAGTGTGGGGAACGCTTGTAGGTATCCTCGCTCTTTTCATCATTCTTGCGATCATCACTGGTTCCTGGTTCTTCTACATTTTTGTTGGTGTCATTCTGGCAACTACCCTCGCGATGCTGGTTTTACTCCAGCTCGTGAAATCTGCATCGTATAAGCAGATTGACGGGATGCCCGGCGCCGCATCAGCCGTTCTTGGAAACATCAAGCGCGGCTGGAATATCACCGAAGAACCTGTGCGCTTCAATCCGCGTAGCCAGGACATGGTGTTTCGTGCGATCGGTCGTCCCGGCGTTGTGCTCATCGGTGACGGTTCGCCAGCGCAAGTCAACAAATTGATCGACGAGGAACGCCGCGCGATTAAACGTGTGGCTCCTTCCGCGCCAGTCCAGGTGATCAAGGTGGGCAACGGCGAAGGTCAAGTCAAGCTTTCCCAGCTTGAAAAGGCCATGCGCCGTCTTCCAAAGAAAATCTCGAACCAAGAAGTTGCGGCCGTCGCCCAGCGTCTTCGTGCGATTCCCACCAATGCACTTCCGATTCCGAAGGGCATCGATCCCATGAACGCGCGTCCAAATCGCAAAGCCATGCGTGGACGCTAA
- a CDS encoding glutamine synthetase family protein — translation MDKQVENVLRAVQDQNVRFLRLWFTDVSGTLKSVAIAPAELESAFEEGIGFDGSAVEGLTRVHESDMVMHPDPGTLQILPATSSAGTVARLFCDIATPDGAGVRSDPRGVLRRAIDHAASMGFMFYAHPEFEFYLFRPVADEYEIPTPIDSGSYFDHVSRSTAHDFRALAVRSLEDMGIAVGFSHHESGPGQNEIDLRVSDALTMADNIMTLRVILEETALAQGVSASFMPKPLEGKPGNGMHTHFSLFEGDRNAFYDPAAEYELSITARQFMAGILTHAREITAVTNQHVNSYKRLFGGDEAPAYITWGKGVQSALIRVPSFKPGKASSARIEYRALDSAANPYLAFAVILRAGLDGIERGLDLPDSLGIDGADLDRLERKAMGIESLPGSLHEALREMENSALVADTLGEDAFDYFIRNKLHEWEIYRSQVTPFERRRFLGAH, via the coding sequence ATGGATAAGCAAGTGGAGAATGTATTGCGTGCCGTTCAAGATCAGAACGTGCGGTTTTTGCGCCTATGGTTCACCGACGTTTCGGGGACGCTCAAATCAGTCGCCATTGCGCCTGCAGAACTCGAAAGTGCCTTTGAGGAAGGAATCGGTTTCGATGGGTCTGCAGTTGAAGGACTGACACGAGTTCACGAATCAGATATGGTGATGCACCCCGATCCTGGCACCTTGCAGATCTTGCCAGCGACGTCGTCGGCAGGTACTGTCGCCCGCTTGTTCTGCGATATCGCGACTCCCGACGGGGCTGGTGTGAGAAGTGATCCTCGCGGTGTGCTTCGGCGTGCGATCGATCATGCGGCGTCAATGGGCTTTATGTTCTACGCTCATCCAGAATTCGAATTTTATCTGTTTCGCCCTGTGGCAGATGAGTATGAGATTCCCACACCGATCGACTCCGGTTCATACTTCGATCATGTATCACGATCAACGGCACATGACTTCCGTGCGCTCGCGGTTCGTTCACTTGAAGATATGGGGATCGCCGTCGGCTTTTCTCATCATGAATCCGGTCCAGGCCAAAATGAGATTGATCTTCGCGTCTCCGATGCGCTGACCATGGCCGATAACATCATGACACTGCGTGTGATCTTGGAAGAAACTGCTTTGGCTCAAGGCGTCAGTGCATCGTTTATGCCCAAACCACTTGAGGGGAAGCCAGGCAATGGAATGCACACCCACTTTTCTCTCTTTGAAGGTGACCGCAACGCGTTCTACGATCCTGCTGCGGAATACGAATTGTCCATCACTGCGCGCCAGTTCATGGCCGGTATCCTCACACATGCGCGTGAGATTACGGCAGTGACTAATCAGCATGTCAACTCCTACAAGCGTCTCTTTGGTGGAGACGAAGCTCCGGCATATATCACCTGGGGAAAGGGCGTACAGAGCGCATTGATCCGTGTTCCGTCTTTCAAACCAGGAAAGGCTTCTAGCGCCCGAATCGAATATCGAGCATTAGATTCGGCAGCGAATCCCTACCTCGCTTTCGCTGTCATCTTGCGGGCAGGACTTGACGGAATTGAACGCGGGCTTGACCTTCCTGATTCCTTAGGAATCGACGGTGCTGACTTGGATCGTCTTGAGCGAAAAGCGATGGGGATCGAATCTCTCCCCGGATCGTTGCACGAAGCCCTCCGCGAGATGGAGAACTCGGCATTAGTCGCTGATACGCTGGGCGAAGACGCTTTCGACTACTTCATCCGCAACAAGCTTCATGAGTGGGAGATCTACCGCAGTCAGGTCACTCCATTTGAACGGCGTCGTTTCCTCGGGGCGCACTGA
- the glnA gene encoding type I glutamate--ammonia ligase: MFSSVEEASAYIADSDIEFVDIRFCDLPGVMQHFTIPVSAFDIETLANGMMFDGSSIRGFTKIHESDMKLIPDPSTAYIDPFRKRKTLVMNFSVVDPFTDEPYGRDPRNVAKRAEEYLKSTGIADTVYIGAEPEFYLFDEVRFSSEVNGASYHLDSTEAWWNTNREEEGGNLGYKTRVKGGYFPVSPNDQMNDLRDEMTAKCMEVGLNIEREHHEVGTGGQQEINYRFGTLLQAGDDLMKFKYVIKNVAFEAGKSVTFMPKPLFGDNGSGMHTHQSLWKDGEPLFADANGYGGLSDMARWYIGGLLYHAKSLLAFTNPSINSFHRLVPGFEAPVNLVYSARNRSACIRIPVTGTSPKAKRLEYRVPDPSANPYLCFAAQLMAGLDGIKNRIEPPAPIDKDLYELPPEEHSQIEQLPGSLEDALRYLEEDHDYLTEGGVFPEDLIEAWISYKREHEIAPLAQRPHPYEFALYYDL; encoded by the coding sequence GTGTTTTCAAGCGTCGAGGAAGCCTCGGCATATATCGCCGATTCTGATATCGAATTCGTCGATATTCGCTTTTGCGATCTGCCAGGCGTGATGCAGCATTTTACAATCCCAGTATCTGCTTTTGACATTGAGACTCTTGCCAATGGCATGATGTTTGACGGTTCATCGATTCGTGGATTTACCAAAATTCATGAATCTGATATGAAGCTCATTCCGGACCCATCAACGGCCTATATCGACCCGTTCCGCAAGCGTAAGACCCTTGTGATGAACTTTTCAGTGGTTGATCCATTCACTGATGAGCCCTACGGACGCGACCCTCGTAACGTTGCCAAGCGTGCAGAGGAATACCTCAAATCGACTGGCATCGCAGATACCGTCTACATCGGCGCAGAGCCGGAGTTCTATCTCTTCGATGAAGTTCGCTTCTCATCGGAAGTGAACGGCGCGTCGTACCATCTCGATTCAACAGAAGCGTGGTGGAACACGAACCGCGAAGAAGAGGGCGGAAATCTCGGTTACAAGACGCGTGTTAAGGGAGGCTACTTCCCTGTCTCCCCCAACGACCAGATGAATGATCTTCGTGATGAAATGACAGCGAAGTGCATGGAAGTTGGGCTGAACATCGAACGTGAGCACCACGAGGTTGGTACTGGCGGTCAGCAGGAAATCAACTATCGCTTCGGCACACTCCTCCAGGCCGGCGATGATCTGATGAAGTTCAAGTACGTGATCAAAAATGTCGCGTTTGAAGCAGGCAAATCCGTGACATTCATGCCCAAGCCACTCTTCGGAGATAACGGCTCCGGGATGCACACGCATCAGTCGCTCTGGAAGGACGGCGAGCCACTCTTCGCCGATGCAAACGGCTATGGCGGGTTGTCCGATATGGCACGCTGGTACATCGGAGGCCTCCTCTATCATGCAAAGTCACTTCTGGCATTTACTAATCCATCGATCAACTCGTTCCACCGACTTGTTCCAGGATTTGAAGCACCGGTTAACCTGGTGTACTCGGCGCGCAATCGTTCTGCCTGTATCCGTATTCCTGTCACTGGCACGTCGCCGAAGGCAAAGCGTCTTGAATACCGTGTGCCTGACCCAAGCGCAAATCCCTATCTGTGCTTCGCGGCCCAGCTGATGGCAGGCCTTGACGGTATTAAGAATCGTATCGAGCCGCCGGCACCGATCGATAAGGATCTGTATGAATTGCCTCCGGAGGAGCATTCACAGATTGAACAGTTACCAGGTTCGCTCGAGGATGCATTGCGCTATCTAGAAGAGGATCATGATTACCTCACCGAAGGTGGCGTGTTCCCTGAAGATCTCATCGAAGCGTGGATCTCATACAAGCGCGAACATGAAATTGCTCCGCTGGCTCAGCGCCCACACCCCTACGAGTTTGCGCTCTACTACGATCTGTAG
- the map gene encoding type I methionyl aminopeptidase: MNPHRAPLGTLTPGIVSPMLKVPADIERPEYMFHDGPEVVTASDIKDEETIEKIRISSQIAADALYEAGAAIQPGVTTDELDKIAHEYMCDHGAYPSTLGYMGFPKSLCTSINEVICHGIPDSTVLQEGDIINLDVTAYKNGVHGDTNAMFYVGEVDPQSALLCERTYEAMMRGIKAVKPGRQINVIGRVIEKYAKRFDYGVVEDFTGHGVGEAFHSGLIVPHYDSELYTTTIEEGMVFTIEPMLTLGDIDWEQWDDGWTIVTKDRGRSAQWEHTFVVRADGAEILTLPTRGQVSPAMPTK; encoded by the coding sequence ATGAACCCACATCGCGCACCGCTCGGAACTTTGACCCCTGGAATCGTTTCGCCCATGCTCAAGGTCCCCGCTGATATTGAGCGCCCTGAGTATATGTTCCACGATGGGCCCGAAGTTGTCACAGCCTCAGATATCAAAGATGAAGAAACAATCGAGAAGATCCGGATCTCATCACAGATCGCAGCCGACGCACTCTATGAAGCCGGCGCAGCGATTCAGCCTGGAGTAACCACCGACGAGCTGGACAAAATTGCCCATGAGTACATGTGTGATCATGGCGCCTACCCCTCAACGCTAGGGTACATGGGCTTCCCGAAATCGCTGTGTACGTCCATCAATGAAGTGATTTGTCATGGAATTCCTGATTCCACAGTGCTCCAGGAAGGCGATATCATCAATCTGGATGTCACGGCGTACAAGAATGGTGTCCACGGTGATACCAATGCCATGTTCTACGTTGGTGAAGTTGACCCTCAATCGGCCTTGTTGTGCGAGCGCACCTATGAAGCGATGATGCGCGGCATTAAAGCTGTTAAACCTGGTCGCCAGATTAATGTGATCGGTCGAGTGATCGAAAAGTACGCAAAGCGATTCGACTACGGCGTGGTCGAAGATTTCACCGGCCACGGCGTCGGCGAAGCATTTCACTCTGGACTCATCGTTCCTCACTACGATTCTGAGCTTTACACCACCACGATTGAGGAAGGCATGGTCTTCACGATTGAGCCCATGCTAACTTTGGGCGATATCGATTGGGAACAGTGGGACGATGGCTGGACAATCGTCACAAAGGATCGTGGCCGTAGCGCGCAGTGGGAACATACCTTCGTCGTTCGCGCCGACGGCGCTGAAATTTTGACGCTGCCCACCCGTGGGCAAGTCTCCCCAGCAATGCCCACGAAGTAG